In the Flagellimonas sp. HMM57 genome, one interval contains:
- a CDS encoding HAD family phosphatase has product MIKNIILDFGDIFINLDKSATAKAMEKFGYTGLTPDLDTLFKAYEKGTISSVAFLNDVSHYFPKATQQDLINAWNAILLDFPNKRLEFIEAFAKENKYRLFLLSNTNDIHIEFVKQQMGMGHFNRFEASFEVFYLSYEMGMRKPDAEIFEFVLEENKLIASETLFVDDTKENTDAAASLGIHVWNLKVGKEDIIQLKSYL; this is encoded by the coding sequence ATGATTAAGAATATAATACTGGATTTTGGTGATATTTTCATCAATTTGGATAAATCCGCTACGGCAAAAGCCATGGAAAAATTTGGTTATACAGGCCTGACCCCGGACTTGGATACACTTTTTAAGGCGTATGAAAAAGGAACCATAAGCTCCGTTGCTTTTTTAAATGATGTATCGCACTACTTTCCAAAAGCTACCCAACAAGATTTAATCAATGCTTGGAACGCTATTTTATTGGATTTTCCCAATAAACGATTAGAATTTATAGAAGCTTTTGCAAAAGAAAACAAATACAGATTGTTTCTCCTCAGCAATACCAATGACATCCATATTGAATTTGTGAAACAACAAATGGGCATGGGGCATTTCAATAGATTTGAAGCATCTTTTGAAGTATTTTATCTATCCTATGAAATGGGAATGCGAAAACCTGATGCCGAAATCTTCGAATTTGTTTTGGAAGAAAATAAGCTAATAGCAAGTGAAACCCTTTTTGTAGACGACACTAAAGAGAATACAGATGCTGCGGCCAGTCTGGGAATTCATGTTTGGAATTTGAAGGTAGGCAAAGAAGATATCATACAATTAAAATCTTACTTGTAA
- a CDS encoding low molecular weight protein-tyrosine-phosphatase, with the protein MKTKVLMVCLGNICRSPLAEGILKSKVDTNKVIVDSAGTASYHVGNPPDKRSIAVAKKHGIDISLQTCRQFSKEDFNIFDFIYVMDKNNFDNVIRLATSESEEKKVKLLLGEVDLDINEVPDPYYGGVDGFENVYQMVDIACEAIAKKVS; encoded by the coding sequence ATGAAAACCAAAGTCTTGATGGTCTGCTTAGGAAATATATGCAGGTCACCCTTGGCCGAAGGTATTTTAAAATCCAAAGTCGATACGAATAAAGTAATTGTAGATTCCGCAGGAACGGCCAGCTATCATGTTGGCAATCCGCCAGACAAAAGATCTATAGCTGTAGCCAAAAAACATGGAATCGATATAAGTCTTCAGACCTGTAGGCAGTTTTCTAAAGAAGATTTTAACATTTTCGACTTTATCTATGTCATGGATAAAAATAACTTTGATAATGTTATACGCTTGGCAACTTCAGAATCAGAAGAAAAAAAAGTGAAATTACTCTTGGGCGAAGTTGATTTGGACATCAACGAAGTACCTGACCCTTATTATGGGGGAGTAGACGGTTTTGAAAACGTATATCAGATGGTCGATATTGCTTGTGAAGCAATTGCAAAAAAAGTAAGTTAG
- a CDS encoding SAM-dependent methyltransferase produces MEDPKPSLVVGKIYLIPTTLGDNAPLEVLPISIKRTIENTDHYIVENEKTARHFIKKISPSKAQPNLHIETLNKFTDPAVIPEFLEPCISGFDIGILSEAGCPGIADPGAEVIRVAHEKRIQVVPLVGPSSILMAMMSSGMNGQNFAFNGYLPIDASERKSKIKNLERISREKGQSQIIMETPYRNDKLLKELTKTLQKTTRLCVACDITLPTEFIRTKIAHEWSEIAIDLNKRPTIFIIQA; encoded by the coding sequence ATGGAGGACCCCAAACCAAGTCTCGTTGTAGGCAAAATATACTTAATTCCCACTACACTTGGGGACAATGCCCCTCTTGAGGTATTGCCCATTTCCATAAAGCGAACTATTGAGAATACAGATCATTACATTGTAGAGAACGAAAAAACTGCTAGGCATTTCATTAAAAAAATAAGTCCGAGTAAAGCTCAACCCAATCTGCATATTGAAACTTTGAACAAGTTTACCGATCCAGCCGTTATCCCCGAGTTTTTAGAGCCTTGTATCAGTGGTTTTGACATAGGCATACTTTCCGAAGCAGGCTGCCCGGGAATTGCTGATCCAGGCGCAGAGGTAATCAGGGTTGCTCACGAAAAAAGAATACAGGTAGTTCCCTTGGTGGGGCCATCCTCTATTCTTATGGCCATGATGTCCAGTGGTATGAACGGACAAAATTTCGCATTTAATGGTTACCTGCCTATCGATGCTTCTGAACGTAAATCTAAAATTAAGAACCTGGAACGCATTTCAAGAGAAAAGGGTCAATCACAAATCATCATGGAAACGCCTTATCGAAATGATAAACTTTTGAAGGAATTAACAAAAACACTTCAAAAAACCACAAGATTATGTGTTGCCTGTGATATTACGTTACCTACGGAGTTTATTAGAACCAAAATTGCACATGAGTGGAGCGAAATAGCCATTGATCTTAATAAAAGGCCCACGATATTTATTATTCAAGCATAA
- a CDS encoding thioesterase family protein — translation MLKKSFSFRVRYVETDQMGVVYHGNYAQYLELGRVEWLRALGTTYRSMEENGIILPVISLQIKYKKSALYDDLITVETTIKKPPLVKIEFDYKIYNESQELLAEANTVLAFMDRKTNRPVKCPNHILEKLDF, via the coding sequence ATGCTAAAAAAATCATTTTCTTTTAGGGTCCGTTATGTAGAAACCGACCAAATGGGTGTGGTATACCACGGTAACTATGCACAGTATTTGGAACTCGGAAGGGTAGAGTGGTTAAGAGCCTTGGGCACCACTTATAGGAGCATGGAGGAAAATGGAATTATACTGCCCGTAATTTCCTTACAGATTAAATACAAAAAATCGGCGCTTTATGATGATTTGATTACCGTAGAGACCACAATTAAAAAACCACCTTTGGTGAAGATAGAGTTTGACTACAAAATTTATAACGAATCCCAAGAATTATTGGCAGAAGCTAATACTGTTTTAGCGTTTATGGATAGGAAAACGAATAGACCAGTAAAGTGTCCAAATCATATTCTGGAAAAATTGGATTTTTAG
- the prmC gene encoding peptide chain release factor N(5)-glutamine methyltransferase codes for MLLKEIKTIFHKELDKLYPNEEVDAFFYQLIEHYLQLERFVLVLQPNVSITKEEEQPLFEALAQLKLEKPLQYILGTAYFMDMEFKVNEHVLIPRPETEELVEWIILDNSQDAEQSNPDAERSRSVISTKLNDRKSDLLNDDQGLKILDIGTGSGCIAIALAKKLPNAKVFAIDISEKALEVATQNAQLNEVEVTFIKADILNFELELELNFEFDIIVSNPPYVRELEKEHIKKNVKDYEPNLALFVPDEDALLFYRAITKFTQRYLSKTGSIYLEINQYLGEETKLLLEAHNFSEIELRKDIFGNDRMLKGKLD; via the coding sequence GTGCTCCTAAAAGAGATCAAGACCATTTTCCATAAAGAATTGGATAAGCTATATCCTAATGAGGAAGTAGATGCTTTTTTTTACCAACTCATTGAACATTATTTGCAGTTGGAGCGATTTGTTTTGGTGCTACAGCCTAACGTATCAATAACCAAAGAAGAAGAGCAGCCACTTTTTGAAGCTTTGGCACAGCTAAAACTGGAAAAGCCATTGCAATATATTTTAGGTACGGCGTACTTTATGGATATGGAGTTCAAGGTTAATGAGCATGTATTGATTCCCAGACCCGAGACAGAGGAATTGGTAGAGTGGATAATTTTGGATAATAGTCAGGATGCTGAGCAGAGCAACCCGGACGCTGAGCGTAGTCGAAGTGTCATTTCGACTAAGCTCAATGACCGCAAGTCGGATCTACTCAATGACGACCAAGGATTAAAAATTTTGGATATTGGTACGGGAAGCGGTTGTATTGCGATTGCCTTGGCAAAAAAGCTTCCAAACGCCAAAGTGTTTGCTATCGATATTTCTGAAAAAGCGTTGGAAGTTGCCACACAAAATGCTCAACTTAACGAGGTCGAAGTTACATTTATAAAAGCGGATATTTTAAACTTTGAACTTGAACTTGAACTTAATTTTGAATTTGACATTATAGTTTCAAACCCACCCTATGTACGTGAACTCGAAAAAGAACACATCAAAAAGAACGTAAAGGATTACGAACCTAATTTGGCCCTATTTGTTCCAGATGAAGATGCATTATTATTTTACAGGGCCATTACTAAATTTACGCAACGGTACCTTTCTAAAACGGGAAGCATATATTTAGAAATCAATCAATATTTAGGAGAAGAAACCAAGTTACTTTTAGAAGCGCATAATTTTTCAGAAATTGAACTGCGCAAAGATATCTTTGGAAACGATAGAATGCTTAAAGGTAAACTAGATTAA
- a CDS encoding YigZ family protein produces MKADDIFKTIAKPSDEILYKDRKSKFYGYAFPITSEDAIKPIIEMLRKKHHTANHVCYAWQLGEKTYSYRANDDGEPNNSAGMPIYGQIQAFEITNVLVAVARIFGGTKLGVGGLIQAYRTAAQIALENASIVEKTIASFFELHFEYPIMDKVMRIIKQKGITIVSQKMELTCILTISVRESEGKQIKILFDEMQHIAIKALY; encoded by the coding sequence ATGAAGGCGGACGATATTTTCAAGACCATTGCCAAGCCGTCCGATGAGATTCTTTATAAGGACAGAAAAAGTAAATTCTATGGTTATGCTTTCCCAATTACATCTGAAGATGCTATAAAGCCAATAATTGAAATGTTACGGAAGAAACACCATACGGCCAATCATGTATGCTACGCATGGCAATTGGGCGAAAAAACTTATAGTTACCGAGCTAACGATGATGGTGAACCCAATAATTCTGCTGGAATGCCCATTTATGGACAAATTCAAGCCTTTGAAATCACCAATGTATTGGTAGCCGTTGCAAGAATTTTTGGAGGTACTAAACTGGGAGTTGGCGGACTTATTCAAGCATACCGCACTGCGGCCCAGATAGCCTTGGAAAATGCATCCATTGTTGAAAAGACCATAGCATCATTCTTTGAACTGCATTTTGAGTATCCGATTATGGACAAAGTCATGCGAATCATCAAACAAAAAGGAATAACCATAGTCTCGCAAAAAATGGAACTGACTTGTATATTAACTATTTCAGTAAGGGAGAGTGAGGGTAAACAAATTAAGATACTCTTCGATGAAATGCAACATATTGCAATAAAGGCGCTGTACTAA
- the ligA gene encoding NAD-dependent DNA ligase LigA, whose protein sequence is MTDQEKIKVLRDELRKHNYNYYVLDEPTISDYEFDVKLKSLQELEQAHPEFYDATSPTLRVGGMVTKNFETIQHEHRMYSLDNSYSKEDLEDWEKRIQRILGGVEVEFTCELKYDGASISLTYEEGKLVKAVTRGDGFQGDDVTTNIKTIKSVPLQLTGDYPPKFDIRGEIILTLEGFAKMNQERLANGEEAYMNPRNTASGSLKLQDSALVAKRPLECLLYSITGKNLKITSQFEVLDKARSWGFKVPTVAKLCKTTQEVMDFVEYWDIHRHDLPYETDGVVIKVNSLRHQDELGYTAKAPRWAMAYKFKAEQVSTVLNEITYQVGRTGAITPVANLEPVLLAGTTVKRASLHNADQIEKLDIREGDTVFVEKGGEIIPKIIAVDFTKRPEDSMPTQYITHCPECGTELIRKEGEAQHFCPNDVGCPPQITGRIQHFISRKAMDIEGLGGETVELLFKEGLIHNYADLYTLTKEQVMPLERMAEKSAENLVNGVTASKNIPFERVLFGLGIRYVGETVAKKLAKAYKNIDALMAASSEELVAVDEIGERIAESVVQFFGELTNIEIVERLKSYGLQFSLSEEQLENQSEKLKGQTFVVSGVFESLGRTELKKLIEDNGGKVASSISSKTSFLVAGDKMGPSKKTKAENLGVAIISEQEFLGKLE, encoded by the coding sequence ATGACCGATCAAGAAAAAATAAAGGTTCTAAGGGACGAATTAAGAAAACATAACTACAATTATTATGTTTTGGATGAGCCTACTATTTCAGACTATGAGTTCGATGTAAAGCTCAAATCGCTTCAGGAATTGGAACAGGCCCATCCAGAGTTTTACGATGCCACTTCGCCAACCTTACGCGTTGGTGGTATGGTCACCAAAAATTTTGAGACCATCCAGCATGAGCATCGAATGTATTCCTTGGATAATTCGTATTCCAAGGAAGATTTGGAGGATTGGGAGAAACGAATTCAACGAATTTTAGGGGGTGTTGAAGTAGAATTCACCTGTGAACTCAAGTATGATGGCGCTTCAATAAGCCTCACCTATGAAGAAGGCAAATTGGTAAAAGCGGTTACGAGGGGTGACGGTTTTCAAGGTGATGATGTCACTACGAACATTAAGACGATTAAATCCGTTCCCTTACAGTTGACAGGGGATTATCCACCAAAATTTGATATACGTGGCGAGATCATTTTGACCCTTGAAGGTTTTGCCAAAATGAACCAAGAGCGTTTGGCAAATGGGGAAGAAGCGTATATGAACCCTAGAAATACAGCTTCGGGCAGCCTAAAATTACAGGATAGCGCTTTGGTGGCAAAACGTCCGTTAGAGTGTTTGTTGTACAGCATTACGGGTAAAAATTTGAAAATAACTTCCCAATTTGAAGTGTTGGATAAAGCGCGCTCATGGGGTTTTAAAGTGCCTACAGTGGCCAAATTATGCAAAACCACGCAAGAGGTGATGGATTTTGTGGAGTATTGGGACATACATCGGCACGATTTACCGTATGAGACTGATGGAGTGGTCATCAAAGTAAACAGTCTACGACATCAAGACGAGTTAGGGTACACTGCTAAGGCGCCACGTTGGGCAATGGCCTATAAATTCAAGGCAGAGCAAGTCTCTACGGTGTTGAACGAAATCACCTATCAAGTAGGGAGAACAGGAGCCATTACTCCAGTTGCAAACCTAGAACCCGTATTGTTGGCCGGAACAACCGTTAAACGTGCATCCTTGCACAACGCAGATCAGATTGAAAAGTTAGACATTCGAGAAGGAGACACGGTTTTTGTGGAAAAAGGAGGCGAAATTATTCCAAAGATAATTGCCGTGGATTTTACAAAGCGACCTGAAGATTCAATGCCCACACAGTACATTACCCATTGCCCAGAGTGCGGCACAGAATTGATACGAAAAGAAGGGGAAGCACAACATTTTTGTCCTAACGATGTAGGTTGTCCACCTCAGATAACTGGTCGGATTCAGCATTTCATATCCAGAAAAGCTATGGATATCGAAGGATTGGGCGGCGAAACCGTCGAGCTGCTTTTTAAAGAGGGATTGATACATAATTATGCCGATTTGTACACACTGACCAAGGAACAGGTAATGCCTTTGGAGCGTATGGCGGAAAAGTCTGCGGAGAACTTGGTAAACGGTGTAACTGCCTCTAAAAACATTCCATTTGAACGGGTTTTGTTTGGTTTGGGCATTCGTTATGTGGGAGAAACCGTTGCCAAAAAATTGGCAAAAGCGTATAAAAATATCGATGCTTTAATGGCCGCTAGCAGTGAAGAATTGGTAGCTGTGGATGAAATAGGGGAGCGTATTGCAGAAAGTGTAGTTCAATTTTTTGGTGAGCTTACTAATATTGAGATTGTGGAACGGTTAAAATCCTATGGATTACAATTCTCTTTGTCCGAGGAACAACTGGAAAATCAATCTGAAAAACTTAAAGGACAAACCTTCGTGGTTTCCGGTGTTTTTGAATCTTTGGGTAGGACCGAACTTAAAAAACTCATTGAAGATAATGGGGGCAAAGTGGCTTCTTCCATCTCGTCCAAGACTTCGTTTTTGGTAGCTGGCGATAAAATGGGTCCAAGCAAAAAGACCAAAGCAGAAAATTTGGGAGTAGCTATTATTTCTGAACAGGAGTTTCTGGGAAAATTGGAATAG
- the ribD gene encoding bifunctional diaminohydroxyphosphoribosylaminopyrimidine deaminase/5-amino-6-(5-phosphoribosylamino)uracil reductase RibD: protein MLRCIELGERGLGTTAPNPMVGCVIVYDQKIIGEGYTSPYGGPHAEVNAINSVKEKKHLSKATLYVTLEPCSHFGKTPPCTDLILKHAIPEVVIGLQDPHDKVAGKGIEKLKASGCNVTVGVIEAECRNHHKRFLSFQEKKRPYIVLKWAETKDGFIAPDKKQRNNVPEPFWISNTYSKQLVHKWRTEEQAILVGTNTVLEDNPKLTARNWEGNHPIRVILDKDLKISTDFHVLDKSVKTIVLTQTDDAFNYINGITYELIDFSKPIAQQVCDALYRHSITSVLVEGGTKTLQTFINEGLWDEAKVFNGTTSFHNGITAPKISGTPSENISILSDTLSIFIND from the coding sequence ATGTTACGATGTATTGAGCTAGGTGAAAGAGGACTTGGGACTACGGCACCAAATCCAATGGTAGGTTGTGTAATCGTGTATGACCAAAAAATCATAGGTGAAGGCTATACAAGTCCTTATGGCGGTCCACATGCCGAAGTAAATGCAATTAACTCGGTGAAAGAGAAAAAGCACCTTTCAAAAGCTACACTTTACGTCACCTTGGAACCTTGCTCCCATTTTGGAAAAACCCCACCTTGTACGGATTTAATATTAAAACATGCGATTCCCGAAGTTGTCATCGGACTCCAAGACCCCCATGATAAAGTTGCGGGAAAAGGTATTGAAAAACTAAAGGCCTCTGGATGTAACGTAACCGTTGGGGTTATTGAAGCTGAGTGCAGAAATCATCATAAACGATTTTTAAGTTTTCAAGAAAAAAAACGCCCTTATATTGTTTTAAAATGGGCAGAAACAAAAGATGGCTTTATTGCTCCTGATAAGAAACAAAGAAATAACGTGCCTGAGCCTTTTTGGATTTCGAACACCTATTCAAAGCAACTGGTGCACAAATGGAGAACAGAAGAACAAGCTATTTTAGTGGGCACCAATACCGTGCTGGAAGACAATCCTAAGCTTACGGCGAGAAATTGGGAGGGCAACCATCCTATTCGTGTAATCTTGGATAAGGATTTAAAAATTTCAACTGATTTTCACGTGTTGGATAAAAGCGTAAAAACCATCGTTCTTACACAAACCGATGATGCATTTAACTACATAAACGGGATTACGTATGAATTGATTGATTTTTCGAAACCCATTGCCCAGCAGGTATGTGATGCACTCTATCGTCATTCGATCACAAGCGTATTGGTTGAAGGAGGCACAAAAACACTACAAACTTTCATTAATGAGGGATTATGGGATGAAGCTAAGGTTTTCAATGGAACGACCTCGTTTCATAATGGCATAACAGCTCCAAAAATTTCTGGTACTCCTTCGGAAAACATTTCAATACTGTCTGACACTTTATCAATCTTTATAAATGATTAA
- a CDS encoding GNAT family N-acetyltransferase, protein MGDAIIREITLADNVQVARVIRKVLEDMGAPKVGTAYADMALENMYEAYNMPKAVYYVIEDDGQIIGCAGVAQLENHDGNVCELQKMYFLEQARGRGLSAKMIAKCLDSAKEYGFEQCYLETMPYMEAAQKLYKKNGFEYIDAPMGNTGHYSCPVWMLKKI, encoded by the coding sequence ATGGGCGATGCCATAATCAGGGAAATTACACTAGCGGATAACGTTCAGGTTGCTAGGGTAATCCGTAAAGTTTTGGAAGACATGGGGGCGCCTAAAGTGGGCACAGCCTATGCAGATATGGCTTTGGAAAATATGTATGAAGCTTATAATATGCCTAAGGCAGTTTACTATGTAATTGAGGATGACGGACAAATTATTGGCTGTGCTGGAGTTGCTCAATTGGAAAATCATGATGGGAACGTATGCGAACTACAGAAAATGTACTTTTTGGAACAAGCTAGGGGTAGGGGTTTAAGTGCCAAGATGATCGCGAAGTGTTTGGATAGCGCTAAAGAATATGGTTTTGAGCAATGTTATCTAGAGACCATGCCCTATATGGAAGCAGCCCAAAAATTGTATAAAAAGAATGGTTTTGAGTATATAGATGCCCCTATGGGCAATACGGGACACTATTCTTGCCCAGTTTGGATGCTTAAAAAAATATAG
- the dnaA gene encoding chromosomal replication initiator protein DnaA has translation MSVTANSVWNNCLAFIKDNIQPQAFKTWFEPIKPIKLTDKALSIQVPSKFFYEWLEEHYVKLLKVALTKELGNNAKLIYIIKMENKYGNKEPFTEQIPSSNRTAVGPQELDVPITSKSPELKNPFVIPGIRNIKIESQLNPNYNFENFLEGDSNRLARSAGMAVANKPGGTSFNPLLVFGGVGLGKTHLAHAIGVEIKDKYPEKTVLYISAEKFTQQYIESVKKNTRNDFIHFYQLIDVLIIDDVQFLSGKSGTQDVFFHIFNHLHQNGKQVILTSDKAPVDMQDIEQRLLSRFKWGLSAELQSPDFETRISILKNKLYRDGVEMPDEIIDHVAKNIKTNIRELEGAIISLIAQSSFNKREVTLELAQQVVEKFVKNTKREVSIDYIQKVVSDYFEMDVATLQSKTRKRHIVQARQLAMFFAKKFTKASLASIGSQIGKRDHATVLHACKTVDNLAETDKQFRKYIEDLSKKFS, from the coding sequence ATGAGTGTGACTGCAAATTCCGTGTGGAACAACTGTTTGGCTTTTATCAAGGATAATATCCAACCGCAGGCATTCAAAACTTGGTTTGAACCTATAAAGCCTATCAAGTTAACAGACAAAGCCCTTAGCATACAGGTGCCCAGTAAATTTTTTTATGAGTGGCTTGAGGAGCATTACGTAAAGCTTTTGAAGGTTGCGCTTACCAAGGAATTGGGAAATAACGCAAAACTTATTTACATCATTAAAATGGAAAATAAGTACGGTAATAAAGAACCGTTCACAGAACAGATACCAAGCTCCAATAGAACCGCTGTTGGACCACAAGAATTGGATGTGCCAATTACGTCAAAAAGTCCCGAGCTCAAAAATCCTTTTGTTATTCCCGGAATACGGAATATAAAGATTGAGTCACAGCTAAACCCAAATTACAACTTTGAGAATTTTCTTGAAGGTGATTCCAATCGTTTAGCGAGGTCCGCAGGTATGGCCGTGGCCAATAAACCTGGTGGTACTTCCTTTAATCCATTGTTGGTTTTTGGGGGAGTTGGTCTAGGGAAGACACACTTGGCCCATGCCATTGGTGTTGAAATCAAGGATAAATATCCGGAAAAGACCGTACTATACATTTCTGCAGAAAAGTTTACGCAGCAGTATATAGAATCTGTTAAAAAGAACACCAGAAACGATTTCATCCATTTTTACCAGTTAATAGATGTGCTTATCATTGATGATGTACAGTTTCTATCCGGTAAATCAGGTACACAAGATGTTTTCTTTCATATATTCAATCACTTACATCAAAACGGAAAACAAGTTATTTTAACTTCCGATAAGGCTCCAGTGGATATGCAGGACATAGAACAACGCTTGCTGTCCCGTTTTAAGTGGGGGCTTTCCGCTGAATTGCAGAGTCCGGATTTTGAGACCAGAATCTCTATCCTAAAAAACAAGCTCTATCGTGATGGCGTTGAGATGCCAGATGAGATTATAGACCATGTCGCAAAAAATATAAAGACAAATATCCGAGAATTGGAAGGTGCCATTATATCCTTAATAGCACAATCCTCTTTTAACAAAAGAGAAGTTACATTGGAACTCGCACAACAAGTGGTAGAAAAGTTTGTAAAAAATACCAAGCGGGAGGTTTCCATAGACTACATCCAAAAGGTGGTTTCTGATTATTTTGAGATGGATGTCGCTACCTTACAATCCAAAACAAGAAAGCGCCATATTGTACAAGCAAGACAATTGGCCATGTTCTTTGCAAAAAAATTCACAAAAGCCTCTCTGGCGAGCATAGGGTCACAAATTGGAAAGCGAGATCATGCTACCGTATTGCATGCTTGTAAAACGGTGGACAATTTAGCGGAGACTGATAAACAGTTCAGAAAATACATTGAAGACCTGAGCAAAAAATTCTCTTAA
- a CDS encoding DMT family transporter — translation MLYLVLSVLCSSLIFVIFKLFSVYKVQTLYAIITNYVVACVVGLVLYKGTIDFNGIAKQSWFLGTLALGIFFILIFNLMAKTSQVAGVSVASVATKMSLVMPVIFGVIQYKESLSLLQIIGILLALAAVYFASLKENGIVVSKKILVLPLLVFLGSGIIDISMKYFQENHLQPEEVPIFSAMIFGFAAITGFVFIGSKAIKQPITLNFKNVLGGIALGIPNYFSIFFLIRALENKALSSAVIFTLNNVAIVMLSTILGILIFKEKMSLKNRAGILLAVISIVLVALF, via the coding sequence ATGCTATACCTGGTCCTTAGTGTGCTTTGCTCAAGTTTGATTTTCGTCATCTTTAAACTTTTTTCGGTATACAAAGTACAGACCCTCTATGCCATTATCACCAATTATGTGGTAGCTTGTGTGGTAGGCCTGGTTTTATATAAGGGCACAATAGATTTTAACGGAATAGCAAAACAGTCTTGGTTTTTAGGCACTTTGGCATTGGGTATCTTTTTTATTCTCATTTTTAACTTAATGGCCAAGACCTCGCAGGTTGCTGGTGTTTCGGTAGCTTCGGTGGCAACAAAAATGTCTTTGGTCATGCCAGTCATCTTTGGAGTCATTCAATATAAAGAGTCTCTTTCCCTGCTTCAGATCATAGGCATTTTACTTGCGTTGGCAGCAGTTTATTTTGCTTCTCTAAAAGAAAATGGCATCGTAGTCTCCAAAAAGATATTGGTGTTACCGCTGCTCGTATTTCTAGGTTCCGGGATTATAGACATCAGCATGAAATATTTTCAGGAAAACCATCTACAACCTGAAGAAGTTCCCATTTTTTCGGCCATGATTTTTGGTTTTGCGGCGATTACCGGTTTTGTGTTTATTGGTTCAAAAGCGATTAAACAACCCATCACACTTAATTTTAAAAATGTATTGGGCGGCATCGCATTGGGAATTCCCAACTATTTTTCCATTTTCTTTTTGATCAGGGCTTTGGAAAACAAGGCGCTTAGCAGTGCTGTCATCTTCACATTGAACAACGTTGCCATCGTTATGCTTTCAACCATTCTTGGGATTTTGATTTTTAAGGAAAAAATGAGCTTAAAAAATCGAGCTGGTATTCTCTTGGCCGTAATCAGTATTGTTTTAGTAGCCCTATTTTGA
- a CDS encoding TIGR00730 family Rossman fold protein, whose amino-acid sequence MDTIAVFCGSSSGNDVEMTKMAFQLGEYMTSKGINLVYGGANVGLMGQVADGALAQNGTVIGVIPDFLKRKEIFHPNITELIVVETMHERKLRIHELSNGFIALPGGFGTMEELFEIITWGQLGLHQKPIGILNVKGFYDAMLRFLDGMVTNGFLKQENRDMLLIGDTPEKLLSKMEEYKPTALPKWIEKEQT is encoded by the coding sequence ATGGATACGATTGCAGTTTTTTGTGGAAGTAGCTCAGGAAATGACGTAGAGATGACCAAAATGGCATTTCAACTGGGTGAATATATGACCAGCAAGGGTATTAATTTAGTTTATGGTGGAGCCAATGTGGGTCTTATGGGACAGGTTGCGGACGGAGCCCTAGCTCAAAATGGTACGGTAATAGGCGTTATACCCGATTTCTTAAAGCGTAAGGAAATTTTTCATCCAAATATTACCGAGCTGATCGTTGTGGAAACCATGCACGAAAGAAAATTAAGAATTCATGAACTTTCCAATGGTTTTATTGCCCTTCCCGGTGGTTTTGGTACCATGGAAGAATTATTTGAAATTATAACCTGGGGGCAACTTGGGCTACATCAAAAACCTATCGGCATATTGAATGTAAAAGGTTTTTACGATGCGATGCTTCGGTTTTTAGACGGTATGGTAACCAATGGGTTTTTAAAACAGGAAAATCGGGATATGCTTTTAATCGGTGATACTCCCGAAAAGCTTTTATCAAAAATGGAGGAGTACAAACCTACCGCACTACCAAAATGGATTGAAAAAGAACAAACTTAA